In Brassica napus cultivar Da-Ae chromosome A3, Da-Ae, whole genome shotgun sequence, the sequence TTGTCTGATAGGCTCCCTTTTTTTTCAATCCTATACTTTTTAGTTCTTATATATTTTCACCCCggataattttttgtttaaacctCAAACTTTTAATTTATCACATTTCATCCCAGACCTTTTTAAATTACACTCTTAAATCCACGgcgttttgattttttttaggatTTGGTCTCGAATTGAAATTCCGGTCCTTTCAAACCGGACGTTTTACTAACCTATGATTTTATGGTTTACAGAAAACCGGCATGGTTAACTGATCTGTGtctctctttttcctttgtttGCAGTCAGTGAAGAAGAAGCGAAGCAATGGAACCAATGACGCCAATCTCGTGCCCTACGACTCCTCGCTGGAACCAAGACAGGCCCTTCCTCACTGGCCGCTTCCACCAGGTTGCTCCTTCTTTAGATCTTGTTTTTGGATTTGTTCTCTcgaatcaaatttgaattttcgactttttttttttgggttggtaacttataaagaaaaaaagttgtTAGCTTTGACAAATGggcttattattatttttaatctcAGGAAACGAGGGCAAGCTCTAGATTTGATGATTCAAAGCGGTTTACTCCAGAATCGTCTAGGTATTTCTAAATCTCTATGCTCAAAGTTAATTACTTTAGACTAATctttatgtttgtgttttgtctaATTTCCATTTTGGTTTCAGCAATTCTGGAGTAGAGCAGGCAATAGGCTGCTATGACACACCGGTTCAGGTTTGTGTTTGtgtcctttttctcttcttctcttggctTCCATTTATTTTGAAGTGTTTAGTTTTTACAAGTTGGCGTAACTGTAGATATAATGGCTTCTGGTCTGAGGCAAATAGAATATAGAGTTTCCTAGGCTATGGACTTGGTGGCATctcttatgttttatttttattccagtaactttatttttaacCTTTTGGTGTGCAGGAACTTATTGTCATTGATGATCTCTTGTCTGCGATGGTTGGAATTGAAGGGAgatatatatcaattaaaagAGTACACGGGAAGGAGGAGAGTATAGCTTTCCAAGTTGATCCATCTATGGATTTGGCGTTACAGGCAAGTAGTACACTAGTACTCAACACAATAAATtttagttcttattccgaacaTTTTTAAGCACGATGATCTACTGAATGCCTATGAAACCATGTTACTTAGAGACGCTATAAGAAATTAACATTGTAAGTATATTCAAATTTTGCAGGAATTGGCGAAAAGAATATTCCCTTTATGTGAATGTTTCCTGTTGATCGACCAATTTGTGGAGTCGAGCTCGCAGTTCAAGAACGGGCTAGTTAACCATGCATTTGCAGCTGCACTCAGGGCGCTCCTTCTTGTATGTGATATAGGTTGCTACCTTTGTGGTAACTGTGATGCATTGTTTattgaattgtttttctttCCCGTACTGTTTCTTCACTTGCGGGATTCTGCGAACTGGATATAGATTTCATAAAATGATAGTAATCTCCTGAATTGGTGTCTTTATCACATTTCtgagtgtttatatatatgcatacgTATGAATATCTAAAATGACATGAATAACTCTTGCTACCTTCCTTcttccaagtttttttttttgccgtttTTGTAAATTCTCTCAGTATTGTCCAGTTGAGTAAATTCATAGTCTGATTCATTTCACATGTTGAGTTATGAGtcttttttggttcaaattgTTTTGTGTCTAACCAGTATCTATTGCATTGTTCGGATTGAAAGCTATCATTTCTTGTTAGCGTTGAGGCAATTTGACAACATTCTTTGCCAATGCTGAAAGTATTTAACCATCCGTTCTTTTACTAGGATTATCAAGCCATGGTGGCACAACTGGAACATCAGTTTCGACTTGGAAGACTTTCTCTCCAAGGATTATGGTTTTACTGTCAGGTctgttttgattgattgattgtttgtttgttttatataatccAAGATGCAAATTCTGTAAAATGTATGATGATTGATTGTTTTTGTATCTCTCAGCCCATGATGGGATCCATGCGCGCATTGGCTGCAGTAATTCATCAGGCGTCGGCAAAGCATTTTGTGGGTTCTGCTGTGCTTAATCTCTTGCAGAGTCAGGTAGATTCTTGCTTTGGTTATAAAATAACCCTATATGTCCTAACCTCGAAGACTGTTATGCCTAGGCTAAAGCGATGGCTGGTGATAACTCAGTGAGGTCATTGTTAGAGAAAATGACGGAGTGTGCAAGCAATGCATACCTGAGCATATTGGAAAGGTTGATTTCCCATGCCTCTTTCTTTCTCTAATCTCATCCGTCGACTGACTTGTATTGCTGTTCAATTTAGGTGGGTCTATGAAGGGATCATTGATGATCCGTATGGGGAATTTTTCATTGCTGAGAACAGATCTCTTAAAaaggtactttgatttttttttgctcagCTCGCCTGCACAATTATCAATTGTTTGATCTTACAATTTCAAGTTTTGTTGTGTGTGCAGGAGAGCCTTAGTCAGGACTCTACGGCTAAATATTGGAGCCAAAGATACAGCCTCAAGGAGACTATTCCTGGCTTCCTTGCAAACATTGCTGCAACAATATTGACGACAGGGAAATATCTAAACGTTATGAGAGAATGTGGGCACAATGTTCAGGTATGAGTAGACAATTTTTTCCTGTAATTAGTACACTTAACAGTGTTTATGATATTGGACATGACATTGGCTGATATTTTTCACAGGTTCCCATCTCAGAGAGATCTAAGTTGACAATATTTGGTTCTAATCATCACTATCTTGAATGCATAAAGGCTGCTCACGAATTTGCCAGTAAAGAGCTTGTTAGTCTCATCAAGGATAAGGTAACTAATTGTGTTATGATGACTGCTTCTTTTGATGTCATTCCGCGTAAATACACCTCTCTGACCATCAGTATATGATCCAGTATGACCTCATTGGAAGGCTTCGATCTATAAAGCACTATCTTCTTCTCGACCAGGTATACTGTTTCTACTTATGGATCTTAAGAATTATTATACTTTTCTAGGCACAAATTTATCTATGTGATTGATAATTTATCATCtgtttaatttctaattattttttggtaTAACGATGTAATGAACTACAGGGTGATTTCTTGGTTCATTTTATGGACATCGCTCGAGATGAGCTCAACAAAAAAGTGCATGAAATATCTGTTGAAAAGTTGCAGGTACTTTTGTCCGCATGGTCAAATTGTTTAATTGTTTGGTTCTATACTTACTTTCTGGATTCtgaatatatgtttattatttagtCTTTGCTAGATCTTGCTCTACGTACTACAGCGGCTGCAGCAGATCCTCGCCACGAGGATTTGACTTGTTGTGTGGTGAGCAGTCAATTTGTCTTTTCCTCCTGGATGTGATCAATTAACTAAGTTTGTACACAAGTTGTTCTCATTTTTTGCATTCATATCTTAGGATCGAGCTTCATTGCTTACGACTTTGGGAATGCACAAGGACCTTGATAGCAATAGTATAGAGGACCCTGTGAGCATCACTGGCCTAGAGACATTTTCCTTGAGCTACAAGGTGTGCTCTTCTCTTCCCTTGTCTGCAGCTTCCTGTTTGTATCCGGTTAACTATCAATGATGTTGGATATGTTGATCGTGGCTTTGTGTTTCAGGTTCAGTGGCCACTATCTATTGTCATATCAAAGAAAGCTCTGTCAAAGTACCAGTTGATTTTCCGCTCTCTTTTTCATTGCAAACATGTGGAGCGCCAGCTTTGTGGTGCTTGGCAGATACATCAAGTATGAACTTATATTATATTGGTAGCTTGGATTTTTTGTTTCTAGGGAAACCTTTTTAATCTATTTGCTTCTCTAACAAACGGATATGTACTTCTACAGGGGATCCGGTCTATGAACTCTAACGGTACAGCAATTCGTAGATCATCACTTCTCTGTCGTAGCATGCTTAAATTCATCAGTAGCCTTCTACATTATCTTACTTTCGAGGCAAGTCGTgaactttctttttcttgtgtTTGTTTTAATTAGTTATGACATGATTTGATTGTTTCATTTAGCGCATTTTATGGCTCTCCAATTTTTTCCAATGTTGCATTTGCATGCATTTATGTGGAATAAATTTTCAGGTTCTCGAACCAAATTGGCATGTGATGCATGATAGACTACAATCGACAAAGAGCGTAGATGAGGTAAGTGTAGGAGGAGTCTGCTTTGTCATAATTGTATGAGAAAACATGCTTTATTGAAATAGTGTGCCCTCATCTTACAGGTGATACAGCATCACGACTTCTTTCTTGATAAATGTCTGAGAGGATGCTTGCTTCTTTTACCTGATGTCCTCAAGGTTCGTTGCTGTTCCAGTCAATTTATCTTTTCTCAGGATCAATCTAATGATATACTTCTCTATATAGTAGAAAATTTTGGATGCAGTAGTAACAGTGTGATGTTTTTCGATATCGACAGAAAATGGAGAAGTTGAAATCGGTGTGCCTGCAATATGCTGCTGCTACACAGTGGCTGATATCATCGTCCATCGACATCAATAGCCAGTCTCATTCCCAGAAGACAATGATAAGAGACGCAACCGTCACAGAGTCCATATTGTAAGTAGTAACCAGGAactgtttctttattttcttggtGAATCTTTACCCTTTTATCAACCTCTCCACAAAAGCTGTTTCCATCAATTACTTTCGAACTTCATAATACGGTTTGTTCTAATATACTGGTTTCGCATTTTTACCAGCAATTTCGAAAGGGAATTCAACTCGGAGTTGCAGAGCTTAGGACCAGTCTTGAGCAAAGGCTCTCAGGCTGAGCCATACTTGACTCATCTCTCCCAGTGGATCCTTGGTGTTTCGAAAGAATGAGACTCTTACTAAAAAAGCTCAGACAATTCAAAATTCTAAATGTTCTGTGACTTCTGTCAAATGATATTCAGGTTGAAAGTGTTGAAATGTGAGTGTGTTTAGCCTTTTGATGTGACTTTGTTTTTGTGAATTTACacggttaaaaaaaaacaacaaatttcTCAGTCTCTCTTAAAGCCCTGCATTCAAGTACTTTCTCTGAGAAGTTATCTGTGAATTTTCTAATTTGCAACTCAAAAAGTAATTTTAGTCGAGCTTCTTTACCACAAATCCAGATGCATCTGTTTTGCTGGTTAATATACAATAAACAGAATCCATTTAAGAAATCCAAAACGAGAAGTGAAAACACTCTGGACAAAAGTACATAaaagtttcagaaaaaaaaaaagattttgccTCAGCAGTTGATGCCACACATGGAAGTGTCAGGTCCTTTGGTCTTCATCACAAAAGGATCAATTCTCACCCAAAGCAAAGAGAAGATAGACGCCAACAAAATCGACCAAATCACCACAATAGTTGGTGTTCTGTTCTGTCTTCCCATCAGACCTTTGAGGAACGGGTAGAGATGAACAATCACccaaaaggagaagaagagtttACCAAACAGAGGTCCCCAAGACTGATACCCATTGTTGATGGCATCCGAGATGCCTGCAACGACGCCAACAATGTTTATGATGAGGACTGTTGTTGGAGGGATAAGCAGAGTTGTCCATTTGAACGCGTAAAGTTCTCCAAAGTCATCATCATCTGTTGCCTTTGATGTGACTGTGAAGTTTGTGTCAATGCCTGCTAAGATTTTGAGGAGACCTTGGACAACCGCAAAGAGATGAGCTGAGATTCCTCCAATGACCCAGAACTGCTCGTTTCTCCACCATTCCTCAATGCTCACTCCGCTCCATCTCAGTTCCAAGATTCCCGTTGCAATGATAGACCCGAACAATGCGATGAAGAAGAGACTAGCAAATGTGCTTAtctgaaggaaaaaaaagattgtTAGCAAAGTTAATGCAGATTTGTAAACTGATTTTGTTAAAAGAGTTACTAACCGGTGGCATGATGAATTTGTCGGTAAGGAGACAGATGGCTGGAAGAATACAGTAGGCAAGGAGTGGAATAGATGTGAACGGATAGATTGTTGTATTGGCGTAGGCGAAACGCTCAAGCCATTTGAGTTTGCCACCTTTGTAGCCATACCAGAGAGGGCTGTGCCGGCTGAAAAAGATTTCAACAGACCCGAGGGCCCAACGCAAAACCTGGTTTAACCTGTCTGATAGATTGATTGGAGCTGAACCTTTGAATGCAGCTCTCTTTGGCATGCAGTAAATAGATCTCCAGCCACGGCAATGCATCTTGAAACCCGTCAAAATATCCTCAGTGATAGAGCCATAGATCCAACCCAGCTGCATTTAAGAGATACACAAAAGTTTGTTAACAATGGCCAGCTTCGAAATCATAAATGAGAAGGTGACACCTAACGGTTCAGTGTTATTACCTCAGTTCCCCACTCAGTCTTGTCTTCATAACCGCAGCTTATGACGTGGATTGCCTCCTTAAGGAGCACTGCAGGACTTGATGACGGAGGAACACCACCGTCTTCCATCAAAGTTGAGGTTACAAAGATAGATGATTGCCCAAACTTTTTCTCAAAGTTCATCTCAGACATCAGATGCTCCTTGTCACCTTCAGCTCCTGCTAAGCAAACACTATCAGATCTGCAGCATTCCCATAGTATACTAAACCTACTTTAAGATTTGGAGCCATATTCTAAGTTTATGTTGGGATAGTTTACCTCCAAGGGATGCTATGTCGCCATTCGACTCATGCTTGGACTTTCTCCGGCGCCCAAAACAAGGACAACAACCACAGCTTATCATCTTGGGACGTTTAGGACCCTTTGGTGGTTCATAACCATACAGAGCTTGTCGTTTGAAAACACACCCAGTACCGACGTAAACTGGACCTTGGATTCCATCTAGACCTTTCATATTGATCTGTAACAAACACAGGAGTGTAAGAAAGATGATGCATTTATGTCATAGATCAGAAGTTGAAGAAAATGTAGATTGCGTCTTTACATCAAAGAAGACTGTGTTTCTGTTGGCGTAACGATCGTGCCTGTCAATACCATCGAACCTCTGAGGGAATTGAACATAGCAGACCTTCTTTCCAATCTGAGGATCCATCAAAAAGCACATTGCTTCCCTCACGGCCTTGCTGTTGTTAACATAGTGATCACAGTCCAAGTTCAGCATGAATGGAGCATTTGTGAGTACACCTGCTACTCTAACCAGAGCGTTCATGGCACCAGCTTTCTTGTGGTGCTGAAAACCAGGCCGCTTCTCACGTGACACGTACACAAGCCGTGGGAGCTCGTTTCCTTCCACATCAAATCCTCCGTTGCTGCCGAGGAAGACTTGGATCATACCTGGATGGTCCTTCGTGTTATTCCCTGGCCATGGCGTTCCGTCCGGCATGATCCAACCTTCTATAGGAGCCTTTGAGGCTTTCGCCACGAGAGCATTGATCCTCACCTTGAACTCCTCATACTCTCTCTGCCAAAAAATCAATTTACCGATTGGAAAATTTAGATTATAGTGAAGGCCTGAGTGATGATATAACTTGATCTCAAGTGAATAGACACTGACCTTCATGGCTCGGCGTTCCTTAACGAATGTTGGCTGGACTTTATCCTTAAGATAATCAATCTTCAACGTGAAGTACATCTCCGGTGCCCTTGGCTCTATGGAAAATTTCTTACAGAAGGGAACCCATTTTCTTGCAAACTCAGCAGTTTCTGCTAGAGAGTCGAATGTGAGCATGGAAGCACCATCGTCAGATACGTAGCAAGAGATTTTCTCAACTGGGTAGTCCATGGCCAAGATTGACAGCACGGTGTTGGATGTGACGAGGGGAGGCTCCTTCATCGGGTCCACCGTACTAACAAAGACATCCACAGGGGCAAGCATGTTTGGTTCACCTTCTCTCTCGTATCtgtataaacaaaaattatattaaaactcCAACTTCATAGATTTTATGGCGCTTCCATTTGTAATGTGTAGACTTTACCTGAGGGAGAGACGGTCTAGATAGGTCTCACGATCAATGGGGAACCACTTGGGAAACTGATCAAGAATCCAAGAGACAGCGAACCAGATTTCACAGATCACAGAGGTCAGCCATAACCCCAGAGCATCGTGCACGGGGTTCAAGAGCCTATACCGTAGGAAAACTGCTAGAATGACAAGCCTAGCGACGATGACCATCCGGTATGGATTGATCTTGCTTGAGGCAATGGGAACTTTCCGGGAGAGTGGCTGCCGCGCCTCGTCGATCCTGCATCCAATTCCAAAAAAAGCCAAAAGCTAATTGTAAGCATGAATACGAATCATTAAAAAAACTGATGTATTAGAGAAACGTTTGTGGAGGCATTACAGTCCCATCTCAGGATCATCATCTGGTTCTGGTCCTCCAAGATTTCCTTGCTGGAGCTTCCAGTCATCCATTCTTTCCCGCCATCCTCCCTCCTTCTTGTCATCCCATCTCTCGCTCCCtaccaaaataaaaagagaagtgTCGTCAGAAACCTCTACTTCATTTGATTTTCGCTTGTATcagtttcattttatataagcTAGAAAAAGTAGCTCGTTCTCAATCAAATAAGGCTCTCCTGATGAATTTCATATAACAATGTAAGAGCGTAAACTCCTTGTTTATAAAACTATGTACATATCTACTACTAAACTGTTCAATACCTAGCTGGCATGCCTCATAACTTTGTTTTTAAGCAAGTTACAGAGAACAATGAGTAGAGAGACTCACCagcttcagatgatgcatatggATGGACACGCTTATGAAGCCCATGTTCTCCATTCACATACCCTCCTCCAACTGGAAATTCTCCACTTACCTGCAGAGACCCAAAAGATTAACAAAAACTACACAAACTTGATCTCATATatgtataagaaaaaataatcctGTAAAGCATATATTATTGTACATGTCTACTATGGCCACCAGCTATAACAGGTGGGAATCTCCCGTTCTCATCATCCTCAGGGCCTCTTCCATAGCTCATCTTCCCATAAAGCATGGACTCAGCAGAATGCTTCTGCTTGTCTTGCCCATCATCGATGTTAAACTCGTCCTCAATATCATCAATATCCTCTTCATCCTCATCCCCTTCAACTCTCGGACTTCCTttagaaaccaaaaaaataaataaaaagattagcTTTTTTGTTTCGTTCAGGCATTTCGTCGAACAACATGAGAGCAGTTACCTCTGAGACGCTTGTAACGAGTCTTGCACTGAGGACAGTTCTGTGACCCTTCTCTTCTCTCGTACTCGTAGCAAGGCCTGCACGCTGGAAAACCACACTCATTGCAAGCTACGAACAGGTCTCCTTCAACTGTCAGACCAATCTGGTCTCCGCATATCTCACACACTTGTCCGTCTAGATTCTTTAGAGGCTTCGGctgtaataattaattaataaatagcacagaaaattaatttgtaagtttttttttgagaaaaaaactagaatagcaccaaaccaagtttttgttctcaaaatagcattcaaagctcaaaatcacaaaaataggtttcattaaagaggtaaatatacatttataattaatccaaaccttagggtttagagttaaagggtggggttttggaattaaggtttaaaattttataaaaaataaatactaaaataaaaaataaaaattttaaaaacagtttcaaaaagtattttttaactataaaaagaaaatttgagaaaaaaataaaaaaaaaatttgaaaaaaaaaattcaaaatttttttaaaaaatttcgaatctgaaaacatataatctgaatctataaaaaaaattcattttatttatttttatttatttatttaattttaaaccaagggtattagggatattttaccctttaatgaatgtcatttttgtgattaTATCTTTCTAATGCTATTTTTGagatataaacttcaaaatgtgctattattgacaattgcccttttgtttttttgagagttgcacaaaaaaaaagttttttttgagaaaaaaaataatttgtaagttttaatcaacaaaatcatttttattctataatttttaaaacgtATCTTAAACATGTTACAACTCTGGCTCTTtgtttctaaatatatttttgttgttacaaaataatcatataaattctaaataatcaATTAGATCGACTAATTAAATTCTCTTGGAAATCAAACTATATAGTTATcaaaattcaagaaaataataaaaataaataaatagtaaacAGTTAAATCCAACACTAttctacacttttttttttataagtaacACTATtctacctgttataatgattATGGACTTTAGCCTTGTGAATCTTCTAGTTACTTAAATGGAGTTAAgtattttgtattaatgttaGACAATTATCAGTTACCTCTTCGTGGTTGTGAATGACGACAAGCTCGTTACGGTTATGTGAACCGGCGACAAGACCGGCGCTGGCTTCCATAGCGGTGGCAGCGACGTTGACAGTGTGAGAGAGAACAAAACCGTAGCTATGACATTCTGTGTAAGAGGAAGGAGTTGGTTTTTATCAATGAAGATGATGCAAACTCTTTGTAAAGTTTCTCTCTCTGTATGGTACGTAGTTTGTTGTAGAGTCTCCATTGCCTTCAAGCTAagctttcatttttatattaattttatataatatagttttcaTGCAACAAACTCACTAGCATTTTTCAGCTGATATGTCTTCCTTTCATCGTTGCGGTTTACTTAAGCTTCATGACTCTCTCATTCATTCTACTGTCCTAATCTCTTACCCACTTTCTTCTCATTCCTTCTGTTGACTAAATCTGTACACTGAtgaataatagtttttaattaaaattagttgGAAGATTTGGTGAGTGTAGAATGCAAGCCAAGTTACGTTCCCTGTCTCCTAGTCACGAATAATATCTAATCTATTTTTAGTCCAACATAAACTTGGCCTCTCTACTTGGTTCTACTGTAAACAACAAGTAATCATCCAAAAAAGGCAATGATCAAATTCGAGCGTAAACCAAAAATATTCTATGGATTGgtcaaaatcataaaaatgcTTGCATGAAGCCCAAGTTTAGCCCGTAaaatttcaaatctaaacccagATTTGGGTCCACTGACCGCCTAATTGTAAATATCGACTTATTTTGTAAAGTTCCTTTGTTTCACACAAAAACCCCGATACATTTAAAAAGTGACAATAAAAGACCAAAAAGTTAGGGGAAAATCTCaaacttatataaatattaagggACTATAATTGATAGATTGAACTCAAGTaaataattaccaaaaaaagtAAATCTTTTTCACCAAACTGAAGATGAAAATAGcaaatctctattatagaggcatacatAGGAACTAACCGAAACGGTGACGTAACGGAGGTGAATCGCAAATACTACGACCGTGATGTCTGTCGTCTCTACCTCTCTGGTCTCTGCCCTCACGACCTCTTCCAATTGACTGTGAGTGTGCATATCTTCGATGCCAAGACCCTAAATAGAATCTTCTCACTGATATTTATTTATGCGAGTGTtgctaattttgttttttgatcttcttcttatgatttttACATACCAATTCTCTCCGCCAACATGGAAGTTTCTGCTGGCTAATCTAAAAGTTTACCTAGCCTAATAACTGATCATTATGATCTATGTATGTACGAAGCTGAGCTTAGGAAACATTTGTGATTCGCAATGTCAGAAACAGCCAGTATGTAATTATATACCTACATAAAGAACGTCTTACCTTTCAATGTTGGAAACAGCAAACGTAGagttacaaaatttatatgttatttcaGGCGAACAAGGAATGGTTGACGAGGCGCAAAAAGTACTAGAAGAGGCTGAAGCTCTCAAGAaggtttgtattttttttgtaatacttTTCTGTTTGGCATTTATCTCCGAGTTACTTCACACCTCATAGAATGTGGAGATGTATTTGAATTCTATTGAGTATTGACACAGAGATCTCTCTGTTGTATAGTTTTGGGTAAATTGTTTGAAGAGTTGGGCATGCTTATTGTTTCTCCATATTTCACATTTTTTCAGCTTACTCCTAGACAAGAACCTGCAGTGGATCCGACCAAGTACACTGCTGCTGATGTGCGCATTGTTAGTTGAAACTGCAGTCCCTATTTCTTTTGTAGGTTTTGTTAGTTGGTAGCCTCACTATCTGTTCCTTTGTCATCGCAGACAGACCAGAAGCTGCGTCTGTGTGACATATGCGGAGCATTCTTGAGCATCTATGACAGGTTAAGTTTCTTTACTATAAAACAGATCAAAGGAGAGGAGCAGAGAGCGAGAATCAAGTAAAGAGAGTGACAGAGGAGATAGCCGTGACCGTGGTAGAGATATTGACCGTAGAAGTAGAGATCGTGACAGGCATCATGACCACCGTGAACATGACAGACACTATAACCAGTCACGTGGCTATGACTCACGAAGCCGGCGTAGTTCGCGTTCCCTGTCTAGGGAAagaccaagagattatgatcgCCGCAGGTAACTTAAGAAAACAGTCGCATCATATTATTTACTGCATTTTCTAATTGCATTTAAactatatgttttaattatgtTACAGACGCCATGACCGCTACTAAGATGCTGCAAGAAATGGTTGCAGCACGAGGTCGTTACAGATGCGTTTAGGATCACTCTGGAGTTGCAAACACTCGTTTTTTCTTGTGTTAAAGATCTTTGAGATTGTAAGTTGCTAAGTTTGTAAGAAGAGTTTCTtcggatatttttgtataacttttttttatatgttgagTATAATATTGTCGTGACGGAATAGGACGGCATATAAGTCCAGAGTCACTCCAATGGAAAGTTGTTTGATCACGATTATTTACTGGATTGGCATCAGGATGAAACAGTTACAAGAAACTTGAATCATTCTTGTCGAAGCTGTCTGGTGTGGTTGTCTTAGGATCTTTTTAGACCTTAAACAAGCATTTTTTACCCCTTGAACagcatttttttttgctgaagcTGTCCTTTAAGTACTATAGGTTCAGTATCTCGGGTCCACCTTTTATCATCTTAATATTCAGATCataaaataatgttttccaacGCTCCAAATCACAATGTCGATATCGTGACCTTTGTTCAGTTTCTTCAGCGCGTTCTCAACAGCAAAGCCACTTTACCAAGTGAAAGCTCCT encodes:
- the LOC125595124 gene encoding putative RNA-binding protein Luc7-like 1 isoform X2, which produces MSETASEQGMVDEAQKVLEEAEALKKLTPRQEPAVDPTKYTAADTDQKLRLCDICGAFLSIYDRLSFFTIKQIKGEEQRARIK
- the LOC125595032 gene encoding cellulose synthase A catalytic subunit 7 [UDP-forming] isoform X1; translated protein: MEASAGLVAGSHNRNELVVIHNHEEPKPLKNLDGQVCEICGDQIGLTVEGDLFVACNECGFPACRPCYEYERREGSQNCPQCKTRYKRLRGSPRVEGDEDEEDIDDIEDEFNIDDGQDKQKHSAESMLYGKMSYGRGPEDDENGRFPPVIAGGHSRHVSGEFPVGGGYVNGEHGLHKRVHPYASSEAGSERWDDKKEGGWRERMDDWKLQQGNLGGPEPDDDPEMGLIDEARQPLSRKVPIASSKINPYRMVIVARLVILAVFLRYRLLNPVHDALGLWLTSVICEIWFAVSWILDQFPKWFPIDRETYLDRLSLRYEREGEPNMLAPVDVFVSTVDPMKEPPLVTSNTVLSILAMDYPVEKISCYVSDDGASMLTFDSLAETAEFARKWVPFCKKFSIEPRAPEMYFTLKIDYLKDKVQPTFVKERRAMKREYEEFKVRINALVAKASKAPIEGWIMPDGTPWPGNNTKDHPGMIQVFLGSNGGFDVEGNELPRLVYVSREKRPGFQHHKKAGAMNALVRVAGVLTNAPFMLNLDCDHYVNNSKAVREAMCFLMDPQIGKKVCYVQFPQRFDGIDRHDRYANRNTVFFDINMKGLDGIQGPVYVGTGCVFKRQALYGYEPPKGPKRPKMISCGCCPCFGRRRKSKHESNGDIASLGGAEGDKEHLMSEMNFEKKFGQSSIFVTSTLMEDGGVPPSSSPAVLLKEAIHVISCGYEDKTEWGTELGWIYGSITEDILTGFKMHCRGWRSIYCMPKRAAFKGSAPINLSDRLNQVLRWALGSVEIFFSRHSPLWYGYKGGKLKWLERFAYANTTIYPFTSIPLLAYCILPAICLLTDKFIMPPISTFASLFFIALFGSIIATGILELRWSGVSIEEWWRNEQFWVIGGISAHLFAVVQGLLKILAGIDTNFTVTSKATDDDDFGELYAFKWTTLLIPPTTVLIINIVGVVAGISDAINNGYQSWGPLFGKLFFSFWVIVHLYPFLKGLMGRQNRTPTIVVIWSILLASIFSLLWVRIDPFVMKTKGPDTSMCGINC
- the LOC125595032 gene encoding cellulose synthase A catalytic subunit 7 [UDP-forming] isoform X2, whose protein sequence is MEASAGLVAGSHNRNELVVIHNHEEPKPLKNLDGQVCEICGDQIGLTVEGDLFVACNECGFPACRPCYEYERREGSQNCPQCKTRYKRLRGSPRVEGDEDEEDIDDIEDEFNIDDGQDKQKHSAESMLYGKMSYGRGPEDDENGRFPPVIAGGHSRHVSGEFPVGGGYVNGEHGLHKRVHPYASSEAGSERWDDKKEGGWRERMDDWKLQQGNLGGPEPDDDPEMGLIDEARQPLSRKVPIASSKINPYRMVIVARLVILAVFLRYRLLNPVHDALGLWLTSVICEIWFAVSWILDQFPKWFPIDRETYLDRLSLRYEREGEPNMLAPVDVFVSTVDPMKEPPLVTSNTVLSILAMDYPVEKISCYVSDDGASMLTFDSLAETAEFARKWVPFCKKFSIEPRAPEMYFTLKIDYLKDKVQPTFVKERRAMKREYEEFKVRINALVAKASKAPIEGWIMPDGTPWPGNNTKDHPGMIQVFLGSNGGFDVEGNELPRLVYVSREKRPGFQHHKKAGAMNALVRVAGVLTNAPFMLNLDCDHYVNNSKAVREAMCFLMDPQIGKKVCYVQFPQRFDGIDRHDRYANRNTVFFDINMKGLDGIQGPVYVGTGCVFKRQALYGYEPPKGPKRPKMISCGCCPCFGRRRKSKHESNGDIASLGAGAEGDKEHLMSEMNFEKKFGQSSIFVTSTLMEDGGVPPSSSPAVLLKEAIHVISCGYEDKTEWGTELGWIYGSITEDILTGFKMHCRGWRSIYCMPKRAAFKGSAPINLSDRLNQVLRWALGSVEIFFSRHSPLWYGYKGGKLKWLERFAYANTTIYPFTSIPLLAYCILPAICLLTDKFIMPPISTFASLFFIALFGSIIATGILELRWSGVSIEEWWRNEQFWVIGGISAHLFAVVQGLLKILAGIDTNFTVTSKATDDDDFGELYAFKWTTLLIPPTTVLIINIVGVVAGISDAINNGYQSWGPLFGKLFFSFWVIVHLYPFLKGLMGRQNRTPTIVVIWSILLASIFSLLWVRIDPFVMKTKGPDTSMCGINC
- the LOC125595124 gene encoding putative RNA-binding protein Luc7-like 1 isoform X1; translated protein: MSETASEQGMVDEAQKVLEEAEALKKLTPRQEPAVDPTKYTAADVRITDQKLRLCDICGAFLSIYDRLSFFTIKQIKGEEQRARIK